Within the Desulforhopalus sp. genome, the region CCGATGGGATACGGGGGGTAGCCAATGTCTACCCCATGACTATAGAAATCGCCATGCAGGTAGGGCGAGCCATTGCTTTTTTAGTCAAAGACAAGGTAAAGGGGCACCGGATTGTCATTGGCAAGGACACCAGGCAGTCATGCTATATGCTTGAAAACGCCCTCGCTGCCGGCATCTGCTCGATGGGTGTTGATGTCCTGCTGGTTGGCCCTCTCCCGACCCCTGGCATTGCTTTTATTACCACTTCAATGCGCGCTGATGCCGGGGTGGTGATCTCCGCTTCGCACAATCCCTTTCAGGATAATGGCATCAAGATTTTCTCAAGCGACGGCTTCAAGCTGCCCGATGAAGTGGAACTTGATATCGAAGATCTGATTTTCTCTCAAAAGATGGCAGCCCTAAGGCCTGTCGCCGACGAGGTGGGCAAGGCAACCAGGATCGAGGATGCCAAAGGGCGGTATATTGTTTTTCTTAAAAACACCTTTCCTAAACAGTACACCCTCGATGGTTTTCATATCGTCCTCGACTGTGCCCATGGCGCAACCTATGGGGTAGCCCCGCATGTCTTTCAAGAGCTTGGCGCCAAGGTCACAAAACTCGGCGTTGAGCCGGACGGCCGAAACATTAACAAGGATTGTGGCGCCCTGCATCCCGAGATCATGGCACGAAAAGTCCAGGAGCTTGGTGCTCATATTGGTCTCGCCCTGGACGGCGACGGTGACCGGCTCATTGTCTGTGATGAACACGGCAAGATCGTCGATGGCGACCATATTATGGCGATTTGCGCGGAAGAATTGCTGCACCAAAGGCGCCTGAAAAAGAAGACCCTGGTCGCTACCATCATGTCCAATATGGGCTTGGAGCTGGCGATGGAGCGCATGGGCGGGACCCTAGTGCGCACCGGAGTTGGGGACCGCTATGTCGTAGAGTGCATGCGGCGCAAGGGGTTCTCGTTTGGCGGTGAACAATCCGGCCATCTGGTTTTTCTCGATCACATCACCACTGGCGACGGGATACTTGCCGGACTGCAGCTGCTGGCGATCATGAAAAAGCGAAGAAAGCCATTGTCGGAATTGGCCACGGTCATGGAGAGTTTTCCGCAGATTTTAAAGAATGTCCGGATGTCCAGTAAGATCGCGCCTGCCTCTATCCCGGGTTTTCCCGAGACGGTGCAGAAACTGGAGCAAAAACTCGGCAAGGGCGGGCGGATCCTCGTTCGTCCATCCGGTACAGAGCCGGTTATCCGGGTGATGGTTGAAGGCCAAAAGCTGGATGAAATTACTGCTATGGCCGATGAGCTTT harbors:
- the glmM gene encoding phosphoglucosamine mutase: MRKLFGTDGIRGVANVYPMTIEIAMQVGRAIAFLVKDKVKGHRIVIGKDTRQSCYMLENALAAGICSMGVDVLLVGPLPTPGIAFITTSMRADAGVVISASHNPFQDNGIKIFSSDGFKLPDEVELDIEDLIFSQKMAALRPVADEVGKATRIEDAKGRYIVFLKNTFPKQYTLDGFHIVLDCAHGATYGVAPHVFQELGAKVTKLGVEPDGRNINKDCGALHPEIMARKVQELGAHIGLALDGDGDRLIVCDEHGKIVDGDHIMAICAEELLHQRRLKKKTLVATIMSNMGLELAMERMGGTLVRTGVGDRYVVECMRRKGFSFGGEQSGHLVFLDHITTGDGILAGLQLLAIMKKRRKPLSELATVMESFPQILKNVRMSSKIAPASIPGFPETVQKLEQKLGKGGRILVRPSGTEPVIRVMVEGQKLDEITAMADELCEVIRKGDRG